The Branchiostoma floridae strain S238N-H82 chromosome 12, Bfl_VNyyK, whole genome shotgun sequence genome segment CAAATGGCTTAGTATATACAGAGCCAGAGGAGCTCGGGTCACTAAAGAAATTCAAATTTAGAAAGAAACataacagttgccagtgttagactacaacatgtaaaGGTAAAAATTACATCagatgttacctttctagtagCATTTTATGTTCTTGAAATTTCAACAAGGAATACAGATGAAtgttattgcacgacatttgtccatggtacaaatgtatggcaacgacgattacacaatgtacaaaataggtCTATacaataagacttaacatcctaatcaACATAACAAGaggggctaacacaagtctttgatatagtgttacaatcgagttgggctaatcataagtttcattattctttctaatagcaaagcagtctttgatatatttgcatctttgcattatgggagttgtggcatctaaagatatatacaaatctacaaaatggcggcgtcgtgtgtggcgtaactggttgTTTAACTGTTCGCAGAGAGTGGCTACCTTGAGGATGACGAAAGTGCCGGCGTCTACATGATCTGGGACACCATTCTCCTGATGAACAACGCTATGGTCGAGCCCAACATGCCTTAAGGTATCTGTTTTAGGCATAACTGTTGATACCTTGTCctgcttactctccaagcagaggttaggctctggctgtttttttaaacggttttttagtcgtttttatcaggctttctattttgtcatttttcttgaagtacgccagtcaaacggttaggttttgacacagcaagatataaaagaaatagaaagcccgataaaaaacgactaaaaaacgtttaaataaacagccggagcctaacctctgcttggagagtagacctGCTGAGCCCGTTTGTATACGGGATGGGCAAatttaacccttgtcatgctAAGCTGTATTGTTATGTGTTTGGGGTATTTCTCATGTAAAAGTTGTATATCACTGCAAAGCCCATCGAATAGGGGAGTGAATCTGCCGCAACAACAAAGAAcgggtcaagttttactgatctgatgaaGCCAACAGCTCTGGGGGTGAAATCGACCAAAACATAGCCAGCAAGACAACGTTTTACAGGATGTTAGCAAAAAATAAGTGTAATTAATAGGATGCGCAAATATCAAAAATGGGCTCTCAAATCTTGTGTTAAAAAACACAGTAATGGCTCACTTGGTAACATGTGGTTCTGTTAGTTTTACAGTGGCCTCAAGTTGTCATATCTCTATAAATATTGTATATCTTATGAAAACCACTCATTGTCATCTTTTGAAATAATTAATATCTATTGACTGGatgataaaaaaacatgttcCTATCAATATTCAGAATCTCAACAAGAGTATGATACATAGGGATTCtataaatgtgaaaaaactAATTACTGCTAACTTGTTTAAATCATATGACAACTCGTAAGTTTACAAAAAATCCTTGTTTCTCCGTTTCTATTGCAGGAGTTTATTAGTTGCGGTTAGGTATTTTGACCCATTCGTTTGTTGACATTTCCTATCCATATTCCCTACAGCCGATCCGTGTGGGACTGTACTGAAGACTTCATCAATGGAAAGGCAGAAATGACTGCGGAAATAGAACCTTTCAATGCGCACAATGGAAATAAAATGCTGCTATGAAGTTGATACTCATTTCTGTTCTTTTTCTATTGTCCTGGGTTTTATTCCATACTAACGAGAATGGGTaatgagagagagaaagagagacagacagagacaggcagagagacagacagacagacagacaaacagattaATAATTGGATGAATAGAAAGATACTATGATGATTGATATATAGAAATAGAGAGagtagagagagaaagatagagggagacagatatatatatatatatatatatatatatatatatatatatatatatatataggagacagagcaaaaacaacatgtgcaCCTCCCGTGAAGGTATAGATGATAAATGTACGAGACATCGGCATCTGTGGCAGTGGGAACATGTGCCCCTGATATTCAGCACGTATTGATACGTCAATGAACGTCCTTCGCGATATCAGGATGACATTGCAGTGTATATTGTTTCCTTCACGTGCACGTCATGAATTATTTTTAGAACTTGACGTCCATATCAAATCATCGTTTACACCTGGTCGTCTTCTCATGCAACGGGTATATTAGGACTTCAAACCAGTTAGGATAATTAGAACACAAAACTTTCAAGACGTGAAGACACTGTCAGGTAAGTGTGGTAAAGCTAAgtgcacaacccgccgtgcgtgaaaatacgtgctgtctacgagccaaaacgtgggcaatcttttgggatccgtaagtggtaagtaccgcctccgtacgaactcgtgggGAATTTGACGGATTTTGGACTACGCAGACACGCCgaagaactttacgtgcaggcaaaactttgtgttgccgtgttgacgtactccctcactgctcttgccagtcgttccccacgttctCAGAAATACgcggcggacgtggcctcccaaaaaaatttacggacaaattgcacgtacggcgggttgtacccttagcttagGGTAGTCATACTCCTCCTTCAATGTTTGTGAAGTAGGATTTTTCTTTGGTCAGGCTACGATGGATCgtttcatcaattttttctCACTTTTCCCTTCAAACTTGCCTTTGCAAACCTAACCTGGTCCATACGTCTACTTTACATCGATCGTTACCCCACTGTGTTTCTCTTCTACATTTGGCGGACGTTGATGTTCTACACTATGACAGGATAGACAGCgttacattttcatgtttttctttttttttcatgtgtcaGTCTTAGTCACCGGCAGGATTGGAAATGTTTTAAGACAGGTTAGTTTTCAGACTACTCTAATAATTGTTTATGATGATCACTTTTCAGATCTTTGCATCAACCATGACTCCCTTCCTTCTACTGTTCGCTGCCCTGGTCTTTCCCTTTCCCCTGGCATCAGCGTCTCCGGTGAAGAGGTACGTGCCGAAAAATTCACCTTACTTCATTACTACTATCTGTTTTAATTCATTCGTCTTTTCGTCATACTGCTTAGCCCATAAAACAATGATTACGAgcaatttgttaatttttttacctttacttTTAAGTTCGCTACAAAATACGGTAACATGTTACTGTAGATTGTACAAGAATCTAAATTGGCCAAATGACACAAAGCCGCGCTTCGCTGGCTGCTTaaccttgcactttacaacCCACTAATCACCCACAACTAAGAACTACTGAATCCTGAAAGACGATAAGAAATGTGACGGAGGCGGGCCACAATTGTTTACATTGTCGCAAGTGTTCGCAGCTGTAGTGTGTTAGCAACTCTCAGAGACAGTACGTTTCGGTCACGTCCTTGTTAAACCATTCTACAACTAATTGTCGCTGTAGTAAGACGAACGCACGAACTAACGAAAATGTAGAGAAACCAGGCGTTTTCTTACCGACTTTGCATGTATACGCAGGCAGACAACAGGCGTAGATGCTGACGGTGACGGCCTGCTCTCCTATGCTGAGGTGTCCGCCGCAATGACACTACACGAGGCACTTGTCGTCCTGGACAGAGATGGTAAATAAAATGCAGCTCATATCAACAGTTAATTTCGAATTATGTGTAGTGTTTGCAACATACTGGGGTTCCTAAATGATGTTTCATCATAGCTTACTATAGTGACAACAAGGTATTGATTGAAGTCATTTGATATTGCACCTGGAAGAGTCAGAAGTACTTAGTAGCTAACATGGTAGAGCTTAGATAAAACAGTTTTTACAGTCCTGACACATTGGTTATAAGACCTTTTCGTGACGACAATTGTTGAAACATTTTTGTTAAACAAATATTGAAACGGTTTTGTGACGAGAATAGTTGAAACAGTTGCGAATGCATCGTGCAAAGTTCAACACGATTGTGATAGAATATATTGTTTGGTCGCCAAAGATCTGGAAAGTAGTTTTCTATTACAGACAGTAACTCTTTCCGCTCTTCcatattgttttgtttcacGTGTTTTAGTTTAAGATAAGTTTACATGGTCTTCCCAGTTTTTGCTAAGCTCAATGCAACCAGATGTACTCTAAGAATAAACTTAAGTACCTATctatttttatctatctatcttttagttttactgctCGGCACTCACAGCCAGttttgcccaactagcctgggCTAGAACTGCTgaaaaaaacagagacaaaaGTACAGGACACTTATCAATGTTTTTTAAGTATCTAGGTAATAATttaaatatttgattttttttaattctttgtaATTAGCCTCCGATAAATGACTTTATTGCCCTTTACGTACAGGTGACGGCTTCATCTACCTGCCGCAGATCATCGAGCTGTGGGGAACCGGAGACAAGTTTTACGAACTGAACACCGACGGCGACGATCACCTCACCTTCAGGGAGATTGAGAACGGGATGACTCTGCAGGACTTTTACAACGAGTTCGACTTCAACGGTAAGTTTAAATTTAGATGTCAATTACTATCCCGGGCTTTCAACACCTTTCATGTTATGAGTTTGAAAACATTGTTATCTAtgtttcgcaaaaaaaaaactcaaacgaaattttgtgaatttcagaaataaaatgagTGTTGAATAACACTATGGAAATAGATAACAATGTCATGtcttttatatatgtatagtggtggcgCTAACATAAATGTGCCAACTTGAGTACGTATATCTACCGTACTGTGACTACGTCTGTCGCGTCTTTGAACATTGATGAAAAACGGTTTTATATCTGTTATATCTACAGGCGACGGGACTCTCGACGTTGCTGAAGCTTACCAGATCAACTACATCTACGACACGATCAACGCTCCAGTGACGGCCGTCGACCCCCTGGACTCGAACGGAGACGGACAACTGTCCAAGCTGGAAGTACTGAGCGCTATGACTTATGACGAGGTTTTGACTGCGGTTGACGCTGACGGTAAGATACAGTTAATATGTATTTTATTCTTCTTGTACGCTTAACCAATTTCTTGGGTGTTCTGCATTTCTTTAAGAGACACGGTGAGAGAAAAAGAGAAGTATCctttttgaggtgcgtaattattggccctccagtatgagtgatgcggaaatcgtcgtctggagcctaaagtcacctatgtGCTAAAGCGACCATCCTGAAGCAGATGCCTAATTCCACAGAAAGCAGAAAACTTGTCGATGGGCGGGTGGGTGGGacgcttcaggctccagactttgccggagggccagcacacagaagaatgatatattcatgcgcgcatctcttatttatagggggagtgacgtcatacttttcgggccaatcattgtgcacctcaaatagtatcctttttgaggtgcgtaattattggccctccagtatgagtgatgcggaaatcgtcgtcttccgcctttgccaTCTCTGGCTATTGAGCccttccttttccctttgaaCCCCTTAACTTTGTACCTGTATCAGTATCTATACTTAGTATAGATATCTAGCTAAcgtaaccgcccttcagcgtaacgcatcaacgtgtctgtgtctgtatacatCAACGCGTTCGTATCTGGATCTATCTGGCTAATATAACATTCCTTTAGAAGAACGCTTGTCATCCGCTCCCTCTATACCTCTTTCACCACACCCTTTCTCATTATTCTCTCTCAACTCCCCATCTCTCATTTCCCCTCTCTCAACTCCCTTCTCTCATGTAACTCCTTTCTCATCTTACCTCTCACACTGCCTCTCCCTTGTACGGTACCCACTCTCAGACAACCCAACACTCATATATAGCCCACTCTCATTTTTTGCTGCAcgacaaacaaaatggaggaaGCAACGCAAAATTGTTATCTCAAAACCGTTCCTCTACGATCACTCGAAGGAAGAACGATAAGGACACGGCCAAGCCCAGTTCTGAATTATCCGCGTTAGAGGtaaaacaaaactatttttccCTCGCATCGCAGGACCATTTGTCTTGAGCCTCGACTGTCTCTATGCCCAACGGCCCCCAGCCTTATCCAACCTCAACTTTCAAGCATCCGCTTGACGATGCTGATCCCCAACCTTTCAGAGGACGGAGACGCTCATATTTGCCACTCTTCCTGCTTAATAAACTCGACCCACCGAAGCAACAATATGGAAAGACACCAGGCTTGCACAAGTGGAGTGCAAAACTGTTACAAACGCCCACCGCGACCTGGGAGATGCATAATGCCCAAAAGTATTATTCTGAGTCCGGACGACCTCTCAACAGTTCAAACACGAAATTCTTTTTCCTTAATAGAGATAGCGGTAAGCCCAAGATGGAATCGAAAGACAAACATAGTGTTGCACATCATAGCTTCGATGTTGGGATCCGGTGTAAAATCTGTAAGGGTACTTGCAATTGTGTCGGCTGATTCAACTCAGTCAGTGAAGCGACAGCCAGAGATGATAAATCCGTCTAATACAATAGCGAAGTAACACCTTACGGTATCCAGCCTACGATTTCTTACAAGGTTTCCGACCTAGAAAAGTCCTCCCTTCTTTAATACCAGTCTGAGCCATTTTAGTCTTATTACCAAAATTGTATCAACCAAAAGAGTGTTCTAATCCATGTCTAGCTTGATGCTTCAATTATGGTACACGATCTCGGAGTGCAATACAGAGAAACGCCCCTAGGTGTCTCAAATCGAAAGCTAACAGGAGGAGCTCATGTGACCACTCCAGAGTCCCTGTCACACAGGCATATGTGGTGATAGGGAGTATACGTGCCTGGCAAAGGCGCATATCACAACATCTGATATCCTTGCGGTTCCACACTGGATTTCTTAGTCTACCAAATGCAGAGGCGGCCAAGAGCGATCCTTCTCTTTGCGTCGTTTTAGTACTATGTACAACACTTCCCAGGAAAACAAACTCAGATTTTCACAACTATTGTGACCTCTATGGAAAAGATTTCTTGAACTATTTACCCGAGATGACTTCTCACTTGCAGCATTTCCTTTTCGAGCCCCTTTTCTTACATGCGACTTCAAGCTCACTTGTCAAGAACTGCAATTTGCTGAATATTGTCGCTGAAAATGTAGCGTCATTATGCAAAGTCTCGGGCTGGGACGAAAATTAAGTACAGagcagagtggactcattcctcagccaaCCGCCATCTATCACACCACAGTCAtctctcagtaagacatctggaccCGCATATCTCCagttttaaaacacttttattcaGTTATGCCAAACTGGTTACGAAatgtgaataaagagactctttttacacaaccgatgctttattctcaccgacgtttcggcgaccgtctgttaccttcttcagggcaattctgactggttcacattgtactgcaggacaggtgtcgctgctcacagttcagatgcggtcacaaacaaaaagtatttacatatgtacaaacagcTTTGATGCAcacatttacaatgcggtcccaaacgtaaaggagtgtaatacatccataacacaatcagttgtcaattaacgatgaattgatgtaacgtttttttttttttttttttttcctacttcttaagaatattGTCCCACACGTGGTTAAGGAATGTGTTTCTTGCGTACTGCCTAGAAAATTCGCACTTGTATACCTTCCAGTGTAATATGCCTTGCCCTTGGTACCTATTTAGTGCGACCGTCCTTATATAACAACACAATTTTGTGGATTCAATGCCTTCTCGATCTCATGGCGATATGATTTCTGGCTTGCGGTCTTCAAAACCTTTTACGGCGAAGTACGAGTACGTTTTCCTTCCTAAAACATCCACCGTGAGCTCCATATTCTTCTGCGGCACTTCCCTGTGCCTGCCTGGGTATTTCAATTTCGTAAACTCAGGGGGTTTTAAATTTGGTTGAGTTCAATGTGAAGACGCTGGTGCCACCTCTCTGTGTATGAACGGAACTGATCTGAACCGAGATCAATATCttcccgcgacactcgccggtgcctgcccgggtcttaccaacttcgtgagctctacccgcgacactcgccggtgcctgcccgggtcttaccatggccatcttcgtgagctctacccgcgacactcgccggtgcctgcccgggtcttaccatggccatcttcgtgagctctacccgcgacactcgccggtgcctgcccgggtcttaccatcttcgtgagctctacccgcgacactcgccggtgcctgcccgggccttaccatcttcgtgagctctacccgcgacactcgccggtgcctgcccgggccttaccatcttcgtgagctctacccgcgacactcgccggtgcctgcccgggccttaccatcttcgtcgttcgtgagctctacccgcgacactcgccggtgcctgcccgggccttaccatcttcgtcgttcgtgagctctacccgcgacactcgccggtgcctgcccgggccttaccatcttcgtgagctctacccgcggcactcgccggtgcctgcccgggctgTACCGTCTTCATGAGCTGTCCTTTCCTTGTGGCACTCAAGTGTCCGGAATGGCGAGGAGGGTGAGGGGGCCTAAGAGAGGCTGACAGGCTGCTGTTCCTGCGCCACCACTTGCTGCTACATCTTTTGTCGTACCTGCCGCATCTGAAGATCCCTGAAGTCCGAAACTTCTTACAAGGGTCGTTACGGGTGGGGGAGAACGTCACGCGTGAACCAGCACGTCCCGGTTCCTGAGAACTATGCgggaaacaaaacacaattatcGATACCGCTGAcgaaattacacacaaaatcCAGCCGTAACAACATCCACACCATACGCACTCGACATCCCCCCGCCTAGCGCTCAAAGGTGGGCAAGCCACGATAACATGAACAGTCCTAGGCCATGCGTGCTCCCCGTACATACATGCTCAACAACCAAACGCTAAGCTTGGCAAAAATAGGCCACGCACACGACAATCACCTTACGTACGGGCAACACCCACGCAATCCAAAAAGTTAAACTTGACAAACGAAAACGTATAACAATAACATGTACGTAACAAAAACCACGCTCTAGAAACGCTGGCAGTCTGCATTACTACATCGCCCACGAGGGGGATGGCGGCGGGTTTCAATTCCTGAAAAGAAATCCAAAAATGGTAGCCAAAGTGAGTCCCGATGCCATGACAGTGCTATCCTAAAATCCTGCATAAAACCATACAcacgaaaaaaaatataaagatttaaagaaaatgacaagaaaaatgGCGAAGCTCTAGATCTGTAAAGGACCTCCGCACTGTATGGAGGCGTTCGTAGAATTCCCTGGTAGAGGATGGATGCAGATTGTGATTTCAGCCACGGCGATACTGTGAGAGTATCCATCTTGCTTCTTTGTTCGGGGTTTCAAACCACGTGTCTGCGTATCActagaatatacacaaaaatcagaaaatgacaagaaaatggtgAACATCTCGGTCTGAAACTCTCCTCAATAACAGACAAAAGCCTCCCTTGCCTTCCAAGGTAGAGGATGGCAACGGATTCTATTATCCCACCACGGTGACTCAGAGGGTAGCCATGTTGCATCTCCTCGACAGCGACAGCCCTAGCATCCTGGTAACACTTtcataaaacaagaaaaacacacagaTAGCAAACTCCTAAACAGCACCACTAATCAGCGTCGTCAAAAGGTGGCCACAGCAAAATTCAACAGAGGATGCGATCGTATATAccaaaaactgaaaagaaacattctaaATATTAAAGGTAGCTCTCTCCCGTCGGACCTGCATACAACGTTTACAAAGCGTTCACAAAACACTCAGCAAACAGGCAACAGACAAAACGCGACAATGAAACTATGTGACAGTCAACcggaaaaatttgcaaaaacgtGAAGTTCTTCCGTACGGCAGAGACATGACTCTGCGAGCCCTGCAACAAGCCTAGActacagatatcaaacatgtctcACCACAATACCATACCACAAAACGAACAAGTAAATCTCCAGACCGGGCTCAGATAATGATTTCCTGTGTTCGACCAAACCTTGCGTGGTACCGTGTATCTCTGATACAATACCCGGGAGAGTACGAGCTGCCGTCACGAGCTTGAGCTGCTGCACCGTATCGTGTAGTAGCGAGTCTCCCGCCGGCATTCTCGTGGCCTTTTCCCGGCAACGACGTGGCCTTTTCCCGGCAAGTTTTCTGCGCTGGGGCGATGAAGGACGTACGCTGCTAGCTTCAGACGAGCCGGAGGGccagcacacagaagaatgatatattcatgcgcgcatctcttatttatagggggagtgacgtcatacttttcgggccaatcattgtgcacctcaaatagagtatgtgtctgtctttctgtctgtctgtgtatgttaGTATATATGTGTCGCACTGAAGCAGTGATATCAGTGGTATGAATGACATTGTGGTCTTGTGTTTGGCTGTTAATTCAGAACCTGAAGGCCCAGCAACGTCCAAACTGGTCTCTTGAAAAAGGGCACTTTAACTGAACTTAGGTCAAACTAATTGAGAACCCCTAGATGGGAAATCAAGGACGTTAGTGAGgacgtgtggcgcaatcggaaGGTTGGTctcagaggttctgggttcgaatccgctgcCGTtgatgtgccattgattttgtgcccttgggcactttacaagactttcttcacttcgctcaggtgaaaatgagtacctagctttgtaCCATTGGAGTAAACGTCTCTATTAGATTTATTATCTCATGTAAAAATATCAGTAACTGTTCATATAATGCAAAGCTTGTAACTGGAATTAGTTCGATGATAAGTTGTTTACAGGACCTGGTAGTCTATGAGAAAGTATGGTAGAGCATGAAGGCTAGGTCAACTGTAAAAGACTTCTTGTTTGGGACATCTTTCCACAGCCGTCAGAAATTAAAGATAAACACATGGGGACTAATGGATATCAGTATTCAATATCGGACGAATCGTCTCCGGGCGAAAGATCCAAAAGTTGCCGGGCGAAACATCCATCGGGCGAAACGTCCTGTTACcgctttggctagggccgtccctcggataggacgttaaatggatgtCTCGTGTTCGGGAGAGAGCCACGCCTCGATGAAAGAACCAGCCGCATTTATCGAAAAAAGTGGAGGTCATTCATGGTGTGAGTGGACCAagtaaatctgtctggatatacagtttttgtactgttcagtacggACATGTTGTGTTACGCCATAAGGTGGTTTACCGGGaacgaaaaacaaacaataaacaaaacaaaagccgGTGTGTCACGAGGTTGTAGTGACGCGATGTGGCTATGCGGTTGTTCGCCGAACAAACAACATGAACTAAATTTTTTCTGTCAATGTTCACAATACCATCCCTATTCCTAGAAATCTACAAAATTATTCCAAGCTTTTCACACCTCAATGACCAACAAAAAACAGTCTTCTTGCTTAATTCGTCCAACCCAAAATATACGAAAATGCTGGACAGTTCATCTCCCATTGCATacgaaaagaagtcaaacccctcAGATAATTTAGATAGACATAGATTTGTAATAGATGACACGTTCATGCTCTGTATACCACTGTCTTacgttgcaattagcccacgggcatgatCTTGCAAGTTATTATTACAGGTTTGCAAAGGAAAACCTGTACTGTTTTTGTTCGCAGAAtcgggcgccgccattttgttttgtggtgTATGACGGGAAGGGTAGCGCCATTTGGATTTGAAGGATCAGTGTGCTGTATGAAGTGATGTGATGAGATgactaggaaatgtgatcttgtggtcttgtttataaccttttttgttttcttgtagaAAATCGTTACACATTTTTCCTTGCAGGCGATGGGCTCATGACCCGTGCTGAGCTGATGGTGCTGTTCGGTAACAAGACCGCCGACTTTATCACCGCCCAAGACGACAATCGCGACGGGTCGGTGAGCATTGGCGAGGCTCACCACCATCACATGAGACTGGACGGGGTCTTCGACATACTCGATCTCGACGGTACGTTATTACCCCCATTAAATATAATGGAGGCTATATTTGCACTAGCATTTGTTTACTTCATTACTGTATTCTATACTCTATCATTATTTTGATTATTATTGTATCCTCCTGCAAACTCGAAATTAGCCTTCTGGCatgaatttgtaataaaattATTATCAATATATTTGTCCACTTACAGTTGTTTAACTGTTGACAGGGAGTGGATACCTTGAGGATGACGAAAGTGCCGGAGTCTACATCATCTGGGACACCATTCTCCTGAACAACAACG includes the following:
- the LOC118427985 gene encoding calcium-binding protein LPS1-beta-like, which codes for MTPFLLLFAALVFPFPLASASPVKRQTTGVDADGDGLLSYAEVSAAMTLHEALVVLDRDGDGFIYLPQIIELWGTGDKFYELNTDGDDHLTFREIENGMTLQDFYNEFDFNGDGTLDVAEAYQINYIYDTINAPVTAVDPLDSNGDGQLSKLEVLSAMTYDEVLTAVDADGDGLMTRAELMVLFGNKTADFITAQDDNRDGSVSIGEAHHHHMRLDGVFDILDLDVV
- the LOC118427375 gene encoding uncharacterized protein LOC118427375 yields the protein MQHGYPLSHRGGIIESVAILYLGSSQEPGRAGSRVTFSPTRNDPCKKFRTSGIFRCGRYDKRCSSKWWRRNSSLSASLRPPHPPRHSGHLSATRKGQLMKTVQPGQAPASAAGRAHEDGKARAGTGECRG